GCCATGAGCACGGGCGATACCGTCACCAACACTGATAACTGTACCCACATCACTCACTTGAATTTCCGACTGATAATTTTCGATTTGCGATTTTATCAGCGCACTGATTTCTTCAGCTTTGATGCTCATGAGTTTCACCCCTATCTACGAATCTTAGCCTAGCAATTTACGTTCTAAGCGGTCTAGCTTGCCACGCAAGCTTCCGTCAAAAATGCGGTTTCCAATGCGAAGCTTTACGCCCCCAAGTAAATTGGAATCTACAATGTTTTCAATTTGAAGTGCCTGTTTGCCAACCTGCGGAGCGAACGAAGCTGAAAGTGCTTCAGCCTGCTCAGCCGTCAAAGGCTGGACACTATAAACCTTTGCTTCAGCCACGCCTTTTGCGTCATTAGCAAGGGCGATGAACTGGTCAGCAACGTCTGCGATCTGGTCTTCGCGGTGGCGGTCAACCAGGATCATCAGTGTATTAAGGACATACGTGCTTACAGATCCGAAAGCTGTTTTCAAAACCTCTTTCTTCTTCTCGTTTGGAAGCTTCGGAGACTTTAAAAAGGCAGTCAATTCCGGATTGTTCACAACAACTTCTTTTACTGTGCGAAGCTCTTCCTCAACCTGTGGGAGAGCCTGCTTTTCAGAAGCGAGTTGAAAAAGTGCCAGGGCATAGCGCTTTGCTACTGTCGAGTTGCTCATCGGGCATTACCCGCCTCTTGAATGTATTCATTGATG
The window above is part of the Mesobacillus jeotgali genome. Proteins encoded here:
- a CDS encoding F0F1 ATP synthase subunit delta — protein: MSNSTVAKRYALALFQLASEKQALPQVEEELRTVKEVVVNNPELTAFLKSPKLPNEKKKEVLKTAFGSVSTYVLNTLMILVDRHREDQIADVADQFIALANDAKGVAEAKVYSVQPLTAEQAEALSASFAPQVGKQALQIENIVDSNLLGGVKLRIGNRIFDGSLRGKLDRLERKLLG